The sequence below is a genomic window from Bombus fervidus isolate BK054 chromosome 2, iyBomFerv1, whole genome shotgun sequence.
TTAACCCACGATAATGCACATGCTCAAATGGATGTAAAATTACGATCTCTTATTTGTCTCGGATTAAATGAACAAGTGTTACATTTATGGCTTGAAGTTTTATGTTCGTGTGTAGAAGTTGTACAAAAATGGTACTAGATATATattgaacaaaataataatagtttattataattctattatattttttattgtaataatttacgtattattaattttacaggTACCAACCGTGGAGTTTTATCAATAGTCCTGGCTGGGTACAAATTAAATGTGAATTAAGAATATTAAGTCAATTTGCATTTAATTTAAATCCTGATTGGGAATTACCACCAAAAAAAGAACAATCACAACCTCTGAAAGATGGCGTGCGTGATATGCTAGTTAAACATCATTTGTTTAGTTGGGATCTTTAGCCCacaatacaaatttttgtacTAAATATCGTGTATGTTATATGCAACAATAATACAAGGTAATTGTGTAGTACAAATCACTTGCTATTATGTATGTAGAATGAGCATTGTATGTGCGAGCGTGTGCGTGCATGTGTACTATGTGCGaacgcgcgcgtgtgtgtgtgtgttagataaaaatttagaaataaattaaataatttatttaaatataaattaaatattttatctaaatatAAGTTATTTTAATCTCATTGtttaatataaacaaatgTTAATGAATCTCACTAATCAAGTTTTTAATTGGGTTAATGACGATTAAAAGtgaaaatatacgtatgttaCACGTGGTGGTTAATTCTATTTAACGAAAGGAGTTAAACGGATATATCTATTGTGTATATCGTATTAAAATCAGCGTGATAAGTATTAGTATTtgtactttaaaaaattttaatgataatttgcatgcatatattatttattcatgtCTAAGTTCTAATGTAtacaaatatctttaaaaaataaaacttttcatttaaatttataagatttttaatatagtGTAGAAAATTTCCCtgttttacaaaatatgttaCAGTGGCAAATCTTTATCTTCCAAAAGATTTTTAAGCGGAAATTTTCTGTCTTTGCGACAACATGGATCGGTCAAATTAgcatcaataatttttatattaagttGGTCGATCTTTTTCTCGACCACAGCCGATGGTCTAGACAAAAATTTATCCCAATCAAAAGGTTCtcgtttatacaaatttttatatctttttatagttGAGATATCAATATGTAAGTCATGTACATCTAAAgcattttggaaaaattcttttccaaAATCTATTTTACAGTCGCATTTACGTTTTTTTATATAGATGAAGTGTAAGTCCATAACATTCGTACCAGTAAAAccagttttaaataaatctgtaCCTCTCTTAAATCgagaatataaattgtatgaaTCATTCTCATTTAAAGCATTTTCAGGTAACATACGTTCTACTTCCATTGTTCGAAGTATAAATGGAACTACATTATCCTCATCATTTTCATCTATTTCTTTGTTAGGACTAACTTCCTTTTccattgtttttattatttctttctttttatttgttataaaccCACTTAATTGTTGCGTTTTGCATAGATCTTTACGCTGCTGTTGTATGTTAAGTTGTTCTTGCTCTTCCAGTTTTTTTCTAAgagcttctttcttttcctcctctttaattattacttttgATGCTATAGACTTTACTCTTGCATATACATCATGTATCAGTGGGCCAATAGCAGGATAGCCAAATGCACCTGCTGCATCAGTCGGACCATCTTGTCCATCTGTTCCTGCGCTCAACATTATTACTTCATATTCCGAAAATCGAGGGTAACCTTTAATTTTTGCTAACCAGTCTAATGAAAAATGTAGTGCTAATTCTTGATTTCTACCACCTTTCCCTTTTCCTTTAACTACTACTGTTGGTTCACCACCTCCAATCAATACTATTCCTTCTTCACTCGCATTATCAATTAAGTTATAAATTTCATCCACTTTAGCAGCAGATAAAGAAAGTACAGGaatatcttttactttttcaaaaaattcttctttttctaaaaCTTTATCCAATGCAAGACATATCAAACTTGTTATATGAACATATGCTAAACTGACATCATGTACATTACCTACAACATCAGGCCTTAATATTATTGGAGTTAACTTGTGATGATACGCTTGCAAAGAAGCTGCTTCAATCGCCACTGTATTATTTCccaaaataatattagttaCATGCTTgaattgttttttctttcgaattaGCAAATTCTTatcgttaaatttttctttagatGTTAAAAGTTTTTTCACATCACCGTCTATAcgttcaaataaattatattttctcaatATAGCTATTACCTCTTTTGGACCTTTACTATTGTATACCGTTGGACCACTAGCAACTAACTCTATAGGATCATCTACAATATCAGATAATATTAAACTGATAATTGTAGCTGGATAGGCCATTCGAGCTAAACCACCACCTTTCACCATAGATAATTTACTTCTCACTATATTAAGCTCTTTTATATCAGCTCCAGCTGCTTGAAGCATTTTACAAACATATAATTTATCTTCACGTTCAATTACTGGCCTTGGCATATAAAGCAACGCAGAACCACCACCGGATATCAATACAATTAAAGTATCATTTTCTGTAAGAGATTCGACTAAGTCTATAATTTCATGTGTTGTTTCTAAAGATCTATCATCTGGCTGATTATGTTCAGAACCTTCGTAATATTTTACTACGCCACTTCCTATTAAAGGAAAATATGATTTGTCTTCAGATTTCCACATCGAGTCTGTCGATGCAGAGGGAACGCTAACTACACCTCTCTTCAAATAACTGCCAAGCATATGTTCAAGAACTACTGCCATACCCATGACAGCTTTGCCAAAACCAactaaataaacattttctttaagTTCAAAACTTTGGTCTCCAACGTATAATATTCCATCTTTAAATTTGACTTTATTTAGCATAAGAGTTTTAGGTGAAACTGCTTTAACACCAGCAAAATACATAtcttttaatacaaatttagaTTTTTCCAAAGCTTTTGGATCTGTTGACATCTTTCTACGTGTAAATTTTACAATGCTTAGTAGGTTAGATCGAGAAAAAGCGTGATTACTGAAACAGTGTCAAAAGATTATTGTAAATACACTTTGTTCTTGCGAATAACAAAACACTTGCATTaaactataattaaaatacttacCTATACCGCGctaatttatgtaatattctCTCATAGCGCATCTCTAATCAACTAATATCACAAATACATTTGTACGGAATAAGGTTTATCAGATAAGCTCTATAAAAATTCTCATCTGTATTcgcaaattttttcaaatacaatCTGCGCATATTAAATATACccttttctaaatatttattctgaaCAGTATCTTTAATTGATATTACATAAAAAGTATTGAAATGCACagagaaaatacaaaacatgcataattatattatattggcacttagaaatattataaattgaaaacattGTATGATTTTGCTTTATTCTGATTCTGCATTgaactatacatatacatgatGTATTACACATATTTAACGTTAGAAATATTACTAACACAATACAACTACTACTAACACtacaattatacaaatacaGAACTATAAAGCCAAATTGAAGTACATTTTACGAtcttaaacaatataaaataatctcaACAAAAATAAGTTCAACAAATGCTAGATGCAaacgaaagtaaaaattaaaaatttcatcctACTCATCATTAAATAGTAGCAATGATAGTTTCCGAGAGTTATTCATCCGCATATATTTTGTGGCTCTTATAAGAGCCGTTTTATACGAAGCTGAGTAGGCGGAATCCATAGAAATTTAACCACCAAATCCGTAGAGCGTTCTTCCTTGACGCTTCAGGGCGTAAACCACGTCCATTGCGGTTACAGTTTTTCTTTTCGCGTGTTCGGTATATGTGACAGCGTCACGAATTACGTTCTCAAGGAATACCTTCAGTACACCTCGGGTTTCTTCATAGATCAAACCTGAGATTCGTTTTACGCCACCACGTCTTGCTAGACGACGAATGGCAGGCTTCGTGATACCTTGGATATTATCACGGAGAACCTTCCTGTGTCTCTTCGCTCCTCCTTTTCCCAATCCCTTTCCTCCCTTCCCACGACCAGTCATAATGAGAACTTTTCTTGGATACAAAAAACAGTTATCTCCGAGAGATATCCCAGAACTACCGTTTAGCAACAGAGGTCCACAGTTATATACCAAGCGTCGTTTAGGTTCTCCCCACCACTACCTTATCAGCCAATCACAGAAAAGTCGGCTTCAAGTGGATCTCGCTGGGGTACAGCTGCTcgctataatgtattgtgCAGTTGTAACGAACATCTGCTGAAAATGTGTCAGTCAGCAGACAAAGAACACATCCTCTACCGCTGTATATACTTGTAAAGAACACTTTTGATGTAAATTAAATGATgtaaatacgtatatattagCCCTTCGCTAACTGCTCATTATATCGGTGATTTTATTTACCTAGTTATCAAAAGACAGTTCCTAAAAAGAAGGATGGTCATAAAATGCGAAATTTCTATTCCTTTAGACACTTAAAATTCTAGTAAGACATCATTCTATTAATCCTAAATTATCATAAAAGTACAATCATTTATGATTATTGAAAATGTGATGGAAaagttgtaaaaaatataaatgaaattgacaATGCCCCGAAGGGAAACATGGAAATGGAACTTCctaacttaaaataattataacttcGAACTAAATGCATCAAATACAAGAATTCAAACTCTAtgttattaagaaaattcgatatttatatagtatgtaaaaatatattattcaaattattaattaataacaataaaatgcGGCGAATTAAAGTAAAGTATTACGATACTAATATTctacgaaatatatttgttattaatgttTGTTAGTTCTAAAATAAGatgaaatgtatttaatacgaaaaattattgttctattttgttattctctttttcaaat
It includes:
- the LOC139994527 gene encoding glycerate kinase, with translation MRYERILHKLARYSNHAFSRSNLLSIVKFTRRKMSTDPKALEKSKFVLKDMYFAGVKAVSPKTLMLNKVKFKDGILYVGDQSFELKENVYLVGFGKAVMGMAVVLEHMLGSYLKRGVVSVPSASTDSMWKSEDKSYFPLIGSGVVKYYEGSEHNQPDDRSLETTHEIIDLVESLTENDTLIVLISGGGSALLYMPRPVIEREDKLYVCKMLQAAGADIKELNIVRSKLSMVKGGGLARMAYPATIISLILSDIVDDPIELVASGPTVYNSKGPKEVIAILRKYNLFERIDGDVKKLLTSKEKFNDKNLLIRKKKQFKHVTNIILGNNTVAIEAASLQAYHHKLTPIILRPDVVGNVHDVSLAYVHITSLICLALDKVLEKEEFFEKVKDIPVLSLSAAKVDEIYNLIDNASEEGIVLIGGGEPTVVVKGKGKGGRNQELALHFSLDWLAKIKGYPRFSEYEVIMLSAGTDGQDGPTDAAGAFGYPAIGPLIHDVYARVKSIASKVIIKEEEKKEALRKKLEEQEQLNIQQQRKDLCKTQQLSGFITNKKKEIIKTMEKEVSPNKEIDENDEDNVVPFILRTMEVERMLPENALNENDSYNLYSRFKRGTDLFKTGFTGTNVMDLHFIYIKKRKCDCKIDFGKEFFQNALDVHDLHIDISTIKRYKNLYKREPFDWDKFLSRPSAVVEKKIDQLNIKIIDANLTDPCCRKDRKFPLKNLLEDKDLPL
- the LOC139994533 gene encoding histone H4, with translation MTGRGKGGKGLGKGGAKRHRKVLRDNIQGITKPAIRRLARRGGVKRISGLIYEETRGVLKVFLENVIRDAVTYTEHAKRKTVTAMDVVYALKRQGRTLYGFGG